The DNA segment GAAGAAAACAACTAATGGCTATTGATCCTGATCCTACAGCCGAATACGGCGCGTTTGTTAGAAATATTTGGCAGCTTTCACAGTGAACTTTTTCTGAGCCGTGTGTGATCTAAACTAGCTTCTTTGTCGCTCGCGCTGACTTGGCTTCCAAATCTTTGCTGTTAACTCTTAACGTGTCCACCCCCCAAAAATACCACTACATCATTTCATTACGTTTCTTGCTTGATCCGCTCGTGATTCTCATCTCAATTGCGCATCTTTTTTCCAGGTTGTTCTTCCTTTCTCAGCTTGCTTTCACTACTCTGATCTTTCTGTTTCTTTGACTTTTTCTACTTTCTGTTTGGTTCCTTCTTCTTATGCTTTACATTTCAGCTATTCTGTCTGTTTTTCACCACTCTTCAGTTTCTGCTTTTTTCTTATTTCGATTCTATGGTGAAATAGACTTCTCTACTCTTGCGTTACTCTTCCAGTTACAAATTTCGTACAATTTTGTTATCACTCAATGGTTTAATTTCAGTTCTTACTGTACTGCAGGATTCGATTCCCGGTTTTTGTTTTAGAGGAGGATATGGCTTCGAGGAACTGGACTCTTAGTGCTATTGTAACGGCTTTTATTGACCTTGCTATTGCTTATACCCTGCTATGTGGATCcgcttttgcatttatattttcACAGTTGTTGAGTTTTTTTGGAATTAATCTGCCATGTCCTTGTACTGGGTTTTTTTGGTACCAAAACAATGATTTATGCTGGCATAAACTGCTAGTTGATTGGCCAATAAGAAAGATTGTAGCTGTTGAGGAGTTGATCAAGAGTAGATTCCCTTATGATTTTGTTATGTTTGAGCATAAATCTTGCAATTCGCATATGGAAGGGCATGGAAAGAGGAAATTTGCAAATGGGATCACTGAATTGGAGGAAGAAGCATGTTCTACATCACTTTCAGGCCCAACAGCTTGTGAATCTGTTGATAGAGAGAGTGGGTGTGAAGCTAAGGGTAAGAAGATTATAAACCAGAAGAGTAAGTCCGGGATTCGGCGGCGCAGGAGAGCTGTTCTCGGATATGGGAAAGTCCCCCCTTCTTTGTCTTCTAATAGCTCAGATTCTGTTGGTGTAAGCGTTCTTCATCCTTTTTATGATGGCAGTGGAATAAAAAGCAGATTCAGTGAAAGTATGGATGCTGAGAGTGGGAAAGAAGATGGTTTTTCTGGTGAGTGAAATAATTGCTAAACTTCTATGCTTTTTGTTTATTACTTCTTCAGCTATATGTTTGTCATATTGAATAAGAGTTTGCTCTTGATGAGTTCTGCTATGTGTTTGTATCGTGTCATATGTATTTCAATTCTATGGCTTCTCTTTTTATCTCTATCAATTATATGCTTGTCATGTTGACCATGTTTTCGATGATTTCTACTATATGTTTGTGATTAACATCTGTGTTTTCAGTTTTATGTAATTTGGAATTATATTCAGAAGAATGAAATCTTTCTATTTTCTTCTTCTGCAACTTGAATCCTTTATTTCATGTTTATCAAAATTTGCACCAAAATACAGTCTGATCATTGATAGGGCTGCTTTAGGTAATCGAAATGCTCCAAACAGATCTGGCATTGTTTGGAAGTCAATGGATACTATAGAAAGCATAAAGACACTAATATAGACTCATTATCTGTTGAAAATTTTGCAGGTAATCCTGGAGATACGCTGGCTAGTGGTGGCAATGATGCAAATGCGATCCAAGTGTTGGAACGAGCACTTGAAGAAGAAAAAGCTGCACGTGCAGTGCTTTACCAGGAGTTGGAGAAAGAGAGGGCTGCTGCTGCAAGTGCAGCAGATGAAGCCATGGCCATGATGTTGCGGTTGCAAGAAGATAAGGCATCAATTCAAATGGAAGCACGGCAGTACCACAGAGTGATTGAAGAAAAGTTTAATTATGATGAAGAAGAGATGAAAATTCTGAAAGAGATCCTTGTTAGGAGGGAGAAGGAGATTCATTTTCTGGAGAAGGAAGTTGAAGCTTATGAGGAGATGAACTTTTCAGGAAATGAGCAGGTGGAAGGTGATTTAAGCTATAAGCTAAAAAACAAAGAATGGAGGCCTTCACGTTCCATTGATTCAActgtgaatccaatactgatGCCTTTCCAAATTGATAACACTAAGGAGTCTGCTTGTGGCTCAGCCTCTTCACAAGGTTTGATGCATAAAAAATTTAGTACAGAAGGaaaagagaaaatagaaaagGACATAAGCATAATATCACCTAAACTTAAGGCACCCCCAACCTGTAGCATTGATGAAGATTTGCAGAAAGATGGGGAAGATGGAAATCAAGAAGGCTGCAACATATGCAGTTCCATGCTTGACACAGAATCAACTGTTTACGATGTTCATGTTATTGATGATAAAACTGTTCTCTCTAAGGCAGATCACcaaaaagaaaatggaagatTCAGTACTGCTGAATTTTCAAGTGATTGTCCAAATATGGGCAC comes from the Euphorbia lathyris chromosome 5, ddEupLath1.1, whole genome shotgun sequence genome and includes:
- the LOC136229018 gene encoding myosin-binding protein 3-like, whose product is MASRNWTLSAIVTAFIDLAIAYTLLCGSAFAFIFSQLLSFFGINLPCPCTGFFWYQNNDLCWHKLLVDWPIRKIVAVEELIKSRFPYDFVMFEHKSCNSHMEGHGKRKFANGITELEEEACSTSLSGPTACESVDRESGCEAKGKKIINQKSKSGIRRRRRAVLGYGKVPPSLSSNSSDSVGVSVLHPFYDGSGIKSRFSESMDAESGKEDGFSGNPGDTLASGGNDANAIQVLERALEEEKAARAVLYQELEKERAAAASAADEAMAMMLRLQEDKASIQMEARQYHRVIEEKFNYDEEEMKILKEILVRREKEIHFLEKEVEAYEEMNFSGNEQVEGDLSYKLKNKEWRPSRSIDSTVNPILMPFQIDNTKESACGSASSQGLMHKKFSTEGKEKIEKDISIISPKLKAPPTCSIDEDLQKDGEDGNQEGCNICSSMLDTESTVYDVHVIDDKTVLSKADHQKENGRFSTAEFSSDCPNMGTDFSTAVDGERLKIDNEVEWLKERLRVVQEEKEKLAFSAEHSERVNAELKHVEDIVSQVREVHVKNPLRLASLLASSSNF